Proteins encoded in a region of the Populus nigra chromosome 3, ddPopNigr1.1, whole genome shotgun sequence genome:
- the LOC133688054 gene encoding uncharacterized protein LOC133688054, with protein sequence MATSSEIVNKLNLQPHPEGGFYSETFRDTSIVLSSPQLPSEYKVDRAVSTSIYFLLPSGNVSLLHRIPCAETWHFYLGEPLTILELNEKNGQVKLTSIGSDLVGDNQQPQYTVPRDVWFGAFPTKDYSISPDSMVAKAAPRDAESHYSLVGCTCAPAFQFEDFELAKRSYLISRFPNYEPLISLLTVPE encoded by the exons ATGGCAACTTCATCAGAGATAGTGAATAAACTGAATCTCCAGCCCCACCCAGAAGGCGGATTCTACTCGGAAACCTTTAGAGACACTTCTATCGTTCTCTCTTCTCCTCAACTTCCCTCTGAAT ATAAGGTTGATCGTGCAGTTAGCACATCTATCTACTTCTTGCTACCTTCTGGGAATGTCTCACTCCTTCATCGCATTCCATGCGCAGAAACCTGGCATTTTTATTTGGGAGAACCACTTACA aTACTGGAATTGAATGAGAAGAACGGGCAGGTCAAATTAACTTCCATTGGATCTGATCTGGTTGGAGACAATCAGCAACCACAGTATACTGTGCCTCGAGATGTCTGGTTTGGTGCATTTCCAACAAAGGACTACAGCATTTCTCCAGATAGTATGGTTGCTAAAGCTGCACCGAGGGATGCTGAGAGCCACTACTCCCTAGTAGGTTGCACTTGTGCTCCGGCCTTTCAGTTTGAAGACTTCGAGCTGGCAAAACGCTCTTATCTTATTTCACGTTTTCCCAATTATGAGCCTCTGATATCTCTACTCACTGTTCCGGAGTGA